One genomic region from Candidatus Omnitrophota bacterium encodes:
- a CDS encoding RluA family pseudouridine synthase, whose translation MAEEEISLKVNLEDKGKRMDKFLVEKLPKTFSRAFLQKLIAGGHVLLDGESAKSHFKMKAGQSIEITIPEQKVSLISAEDIPIDIVYEDEDLLVVNKPSGLVVHPAPGNYSGTLVNALLGYCKNLSGEGGAFRPGIVHRIDKDVSGLLVVAKNDRAHRSLSKQFKAKAASRVYIALVKGVVQLDNDIIELPIGRSPRDWKKMAVNFVDSREAITRYKVLKRFEDFTVMEVTLGTGRTHQIRVHMAYIGHPILGDEKYGTKGKLFRPALHAKTLGFTHPATSKHMEFTSELPDDMKELISRGHL comes from the coding sequence GTGGCAGAAGAAGAGATCAGCCTCAAAGTAAATTTGGAAGACAAAGGGAAACGGATGGATAAGTTTCTTGTAGAGAAACTTCCCAAAACGTTTTCACGGGCCTTCCTGCAGAAGCTTATTGCGGGAGGGCATGTCCTGCTCGACGGAGAGAGCGCAAAAAGCCACTTCAAGATGAAGGCCGGCCAATCTATAGAAATTACAATACCCGAGCAGAAAGTCTCCCTGATATCGGCCGAAGACATACCCATTGACATCGTTTATGAAGACGAAGACCTCCTCGTCGTGAATAAGCCCTCAGGCCTTGTAGTCCATCCCGCGCCCGGCAATTACAGCGGCACGCTCGTCAATGCCCTCCTCGGCTATTGTAAAAATCTTTCAGGGGAGGGCGGAGCTTTCAGGCCGGGGATAGTTCACAGGATAGACAAGGATGTTTCGGGGCTACTGGTAGTGGCAAAGAACGACCGCGCGCATAGGAGCCTGTCGAAGCAGTTCAAGGCCAAGGCGGCAAGCAGGGTATATATAGCGCTTGTCAAAGGCGTCGTCCAGCTGGATAACGATATCATAGAGCTTCCGATAGGGAGGAGCCCGAGGGACTGGAAGAAGATGGCGGTCAATTTTGTGGACAGCAGGGAAGCGATAACCAGGTACAAGGTCCTGAAAAGATTCGAGGATTTCACCGTGATGGAAGTCACTCTAGGCACAGGCCGAACACACCAGATAAGAGTGCATATGGCATACATAGGCCACCCTATATTGGGCGACGAGAAGTACGGGACCAAAGGAAAGCTTTTCCGCCCGGCGCTGCACGCCAAGACTCTCGGCTTCACTCATCCCGCTACATCGAAACATATGGAATTCACCAGCGAGTTGCCCGACGATATGAAGGAATTGATATCAAGGGGGCATTTGTGA
- the lgt gene encoding prolipoprotein diacylglyceryl transferase — MHPIILQFGSITIYSYGVMVALGFGLAALLVYRRAPSFGIDRDKVMDLAILILVSGIIGARVFYILLNYKYYMADPLEMLNLSKGGLVWYGGFIASLAALIVYIARKSLDFWAVADLLAPYLALAQSFGRIGCFLNGCCYGAITSAANPFAICFPAEVALRQPSQLYSALVLFLIFVVLRLWQDTKHLTGEIFLAYCLLYSAKRFAMEFYRGDNPRIVFGLTISQGISVLIFALSLLLFIYKGIEWQKKRSASK, encoded by the coding sequence ATGCATCCCATTATCCTGCAATTCGGCTCAATCACTATCTACTCCTACGGCGTTATGGTTGCTCTAGGTTTCGGCCTGGCCGCTTTACTTGTCTACAGACGCGCCCCCAGCTTCGGGATCGATAGGGACAAGGTGATGGACCTTGCCATCCTGATACTGGTGTCCGGCATAATCGGAGCGCGCGTATTTTACATATTACTGAACTATAAATACTACATGGCCGATCCGTTAGAGATGCTCAACCTGTCAAAGGGCGGCCTGGTCTGGTACGGCGGGTTTATCGCTTCGCTTGCTGCCTTGATTGTGTATATTGCGCGAAAGTCGCTGGATTTCTGGGCGGTCGCAGACCTGTTAGCTCCGTACCTTGCCCTTGCGCAATCATTCGGGAGGATAGGATGTTTCCTGAACGGCTGTTGTTACGGGGCGATAACATCCGCGGCCAATCCTTTCGCCATATGTTTTCCCGCTGAGGTTGCTTTACGGCAACCGTCGCAACTCTATTCAGCGCTCGTCTTGTTTCTCATCTTCGTCGTTCTAAGGTTATGGCAGGATACAAAACACCTTACGGGAGAGATATTCCTTGCCTATTGTCTTCTTTATTCCGCGAAGAGATTTGCCATGGAATTTTACCGCGGCGATAATCCCAGGATAGTATTTGGGCTCACCATATCACAGGGCATAAGTGTTCTTATATTCGCGTTATCACTCCTTTTGTTCATATATAAGGGGATAGAGTGGCAGAAGAAGAGATCAGCCTCAAAGTAA
- the lspA gene encoding signal peptidase II, with protein MTFLTALAILALDRLAKFIALTYLAEGQSVKVLPGIFHFTLVLNDGTAFGLFKGQAALFAVFSIVVIVFIVVYTIKNRSMDALLSLALGLILGGAAGNLVDRAWYGHVTDFLDFRIWPVFNIADSAITIGAAILMIKLFTHKTKGKVV; from the coding sequence ATGACATTTTTGACGGCCTTAGCCATATTGGCGTTAGACAGGCTGGCTAAATTTATAGCGCTGACATATCTGGCAGAGGGCCAGTCAGTCAAAGTATTGCCCGGGATCTTCCATTTTACCCTTGTCTTGAATGACGGCACAGCTTTCGGCCTGTTTAAGGGGCAGGCCGCGTTATTTGCCGTATTTTCTATCGTCGTTATCGTATTCATCGTAGTGTATACAATAAAAAACCGGTCCATGGACGCATTATTATCTCTTGCGCTGGGGCTCATCCTCGGCGGCGCCGCTGGGAACCTGGTCGACAGGGCATGGTACGGCCACGTAACAGATTTTCTCGATTTCAGGATCTGGCCGGTCTTTAACATCGCTGATTCCGCTATAACTATAGGGGCGGCGATATTGATGATAAAGCTGTTTACTCATAAGACTAAAGGTAAGGTCGTCTAA
- a CDS encoding TraR/DksA C4-type zinc finger protein, whose translation MAKVKKARKIKRIKKIKAAGKKRTARPKAVKLKRMPKAELKIFETLLIAERNKVGGELSHIAENTLNKSQRDASGDLSGYSFHMADMASDDYERDFSLNRATEEQKMLYFIDEALKRVKDGTYGNCLQCNKPIAKKRLKALPYTELCIECKKSNEGK comes from the coding sequence ATGGCAAAAGTTAAAAAAGCTCGAAAGATCAAAAGGATAAAAAAGATCAAGGCCGCGGGAAAAAAAAGAACGGCTCGCCCAAAGGCTGTGAAGCTCAAAAGGATGCCGAAAGCCGAGCTAAAAATTTTTGAAACATTACTCATAGCGGAGCGGAACAAGGTAGGAGGAGAGCTGTCGCACATAGCGGAGAATACACTGAATAAGTCCCAGCGCGACGCCTCCGGCGATCTCTCCGGTTATTCGTTCCATATGGCCGACATGGCAAGCGATGACTACGAACGCGATTTTTCCCTTAACCGCGCCACTGAGGAGCAGAAGATGCTCTACTTTATCGATGAGGCTTTGAAACGCGTAAAAGACGGGACTTACGGGAACTGCCTTCAATGCAACAAGCCCATAGCGAAAAAGCGCTTGAAGGCCCTGCCTTATACCGAATTATGCATAGAGTGTAAAAAATCCAATGAGGGCAAATGA
- the ileS gene encoding isoleucine--tRNA ligase, with translation MKADLPNREPARLKRWQETGLYAKIRKKYDGKPKFILHDGPPYANGSIHMGHALNKILKDVVIRYKTMRSFDSPYVPGWDCHGLPVEHQLFKELKLTKYDIDQVKFRSKAYDYAMKYVNIQKEEFKRLGIMGNWDDPYLTLSRTYESEIIRSFGKLVKKGYIYKDLKPVNWCAVCETALAEAEVEHEDKTSPSVYVKFESVYNDLPAHFVIWTTTPWTLVANVAIAVHPEFEYALVSCNPSAAPIRRGDGMKFSSENFKGENFILAKELVPKVMEKAGIEDYKIVKTFKGKTLEGLEARHPFIDRKSKVVMAEYVSMEDGSGCVHTAPGHGQEDYITGKRYGLPTIMPVDSRGRFDNTAGEFSGMEVYKANPAIVERLKLLGKLVREEEVRHSYPHCWRCKKPIIFRATEQYFMKIDHEDLRKKMMQAISSGIKWIPHTGESRISSMVENRPDWCLSRQRYWGVPIVAFHCKNCKEVLLDPAVIEHVAALAEKEGADAWFIRKETELIPEGTRCKKCKGTDFVKENDIIDVWFDSGISHQAVLKKRKELDYPCELYLEGSDQHRGWFQSALITAMAIDGAPSYGSVLTHGFVVDGEGKKMSKSLGNVITPEQVMKRYGADILRLWVASSDYSEDVRLSDEILKRLADAYRKIRNTYKYLLSNLYDFDPAKDSVGYEKMSEVDRWVLSRLSVLVKESSRNYESYSFHKVYRDVYNFCVYEVSSVYLDMLKDRMYTFKADSPERRSGQSAMFQLLAALLKMMAPILAFTTEEAWGYVKAAGKADSIHLESWPEDNYDKWFDKPLNEKWQRLIDIREAVLKKLEEKRQSGEIGSSLEAKVVLFPVDARKKNILIENKDVLRYLFIVSEIELADAPDGKSDTDPDVGISIKVMKAEGEKCQRCWNYSKLVGRDLNHPALCERCVEAVS, from the coding sequence ATGAAGGCAGACCTGCCTAATCGCGAGCCCGCTCGGTTAAAGCGCTGGCAGGAGACGGGCCTCTACGCGAAGATACGGAAGAAGTACGATGGCAAGCCGAAATTCATTCTCCACGACGGTCCGCCGTATGCCAACGGCAGCATACATATGGGCCACGCCCTCAATAAGATATTGAAAGACGTCGTCATAAGATATAAGACGATGCGGTCTTTCGATTCGCCGTATGTCCCGGGCTGGGACTGCCACGGCCTGCCGGTCGAGCATCAGTTGTTCAAAGAGCTGAAATTGACAAAATACGACATAGACCAGGTCAAATTCAGGTCGAAGGCTTATGACTATGCGATGAAGTATGTCAATATCCAGAAGGAAGAATTCAAGAGACTGGGCATTATGGGGAACTGGGATGATCCTTACCTGACTTTGTCCAGGACGTATGAGTCCGAGATCATAAGGTCATTCGGCAAGCTTGTCAAAAAGGGGTATATTTATAAAGATCTGAAGCCTGTAAATTGGTGCGCGGTCTGTGAGACGGCGCTGGCCGAGGCAGAAGTGGAACATGAGGACAAGACCTCGCCTTCTGTCTATGTGAAGTTCGAATCCGTATATAATGACCTCCCGGCGCATTTCGTCATCTGGACGACGACGCCGTGGACGCTCGTCGCGAATGTCGCTATTGCCGTGCATCCTGAATTTGAGTATGCGTTAGTAAGTTGTAATCCCTCTGCCGCTCCTATTCGTCGCGGTGACGGGATGAAATTTTCTAGCGAAAATTTCAAGGGAGAGAATTTTATCCTGGCCAAGGAGCTTGTGCCGAAGGTGATGGAGAAAGCCGGCATAGAAGATTATAAGATCGTCAAAACTTTTAAAGGGAAGACGCTCGAAGGGTTAGAGGCCAGACATCCTTTTATAGACAGGAAATCTAAGGTGGTCATGGCCGAGTATGTATCTATGGAAGACGGCAGCGGGTGCGTCCATACAGCCCCCGGGCACGGGCAGGAAGACTATATTACAGGTAAGAGATACGGCCTTCCAACGATCATGCCTGTAGACTCAAGGGGAAGGTTCGATAATACGGCGGGCGAATTCAGCGGCATGGAAGTATATAAAGCTAATCCGGCTATAGTGGAGCGTCTTAAACTTCTTGGTAAGCTCGTGCGCGAGGAAGAGGTGAGGCATTCATACCCGCACTGCTGGAGGTGTAAGAAACCGATCATCTTCAGGGCGACAGAACAATATTTCATGAAGATAGACCACGAGGACCTGAGAAAAAAAATGATGCAGGCCATCTCTTCCGGAATAAAATGGATACCCCATACGGGAGAGTCCAGGATATCGTCCATGGTAGAAAACAGGCCCGACTGGTGCCTGTCGAGGCAAAGGTATTGGGGCGTCCCGATAGTCGCGTTCCACTGCAAGAATTGCAAAGAAGTGCTGCTCGACCCGGCTGTCATAGAACACGTTGCCGCTCTGGCCGAAAAAGAGGGCGCAGATGCCTGGTTTATCAGGAAAGAGACTGAGTTGATACCTGAAGGTACGCGCTGCAAGAAATGTAAGGGAACCGACTTCGTCAAGGAGAACGACATAATAGACGTGTGGTTCGATTCCGGGATCAGCCATCAGGCCGTATTGAAGAAAAGAAAAGAGCTCGACTATCCGTGCGAACTTTATCTGGAAGGCTCGGACCAGCATAGGGGCTGGTTTCAGTCGGCTCTCATAACGGCCATGGCGATCGACGGCGCGCCCTCTTACGGGAGCGTTCTTACCCATGGTTTTGTGGTAGACGGCGAAGGGAAGAAGATGTCGAAGTCGCTGGGTAATGTGATAACTCCGGAACAGGTGATGAAGAGATATGGCGCCGACATACTCAGGTTATGGGTGGCGTCCAGCGATTACAGCGAGGATGTCAGGCTGTCTGACGAGATATTGAAGCGTCTCGCGGACGCATATAGGAAGATCAGGAATACTTATAAGTATCTGCTTAGCAACCTGTATGATTTCGATCCCGCCAAAGACTCCGTCGGTTATGAAAAGATGTCAGAGGTAGACAGGTGGGTGCTCTCCAGGCTTTCGGTCCTGGTAAAAGAATCGTCCAGAAATTACGAATCATATTCGTTCCATAAAGTATACAGGGATGTATATAATTTTTGCGTCTATGAGGTCTCCTCAGTATACCTTGATATGCTGAAGGATAGGATGTACACCTTCAAGGCCGATTCTCCCGAGAGAAGGTCGGGACAGAGCGCTATGTTCCAGCTGCTCGCGGCGCTTCTTAAGATGATGGCGCCGATCCTGGCCTTTACCACTGAAGAGGCATGGGGATATGTGAAGGCCGCCGGCAAGGCGGATTCGATCCACCTGGAATCATGGCCTGAAGATAATTACGACAAGTGGTTTGATAAACCGCTTAATGAGAAATGGCAGCGCCTGATAGATATCAGGGAAGCCGTCTTAAAAAAACTGGAAGAGAAGAGGCAGTCCGGAGAGATCGGCTCGAGCCTTGAGGCGAAAGTCGTGCTCTTTCCGGTTGATGCCAGGAAAAAGAATATCCTGATTGAAAATAAAGATGTTCTTAGATATCTATTCATAGTGTCGGAGATAGAGTTGGCCGATGCCCCGGATGGCAAGTCCGACACCGACCCGGACGTCGGCATAAGTATTAAGGTGATGAAAGCGGAAGGTGAGAAATGCCAGCGGTGCTGGAATTACAGTAAATTGGTAGGTCGTGATCTCAATCACCCGGCTCTATGCGAAAGGTGCGTTGAGGCTGTTTCATAA
- the mtnP gene encoding S-methyl-5'-thioadenosine phosphorylase produces the protein MSGKIGIIGGSGFYNIEGVKEVKKVKVETPFGETSDDFVTGSFEGAEVVFLARHGEGHNVLPGEINYRANIYGMKKLGVERIISVSACGSLKMELKPLHIVVPDQFVDRTNCGRRMTFFGDGVVAHIQFADPVCPHLSKALYDAGCSLGASMHMGGAYVNMEGPQFSTKAESRLYRSWGMDIIGMTNLAEAKLSREAEICYATLACVTDYDCWHSDESGETVSVEMIIQNLCKNVETSKNILKKVIPALKGNRPCQCGSALKDSIITRPGAIPAKTKKQLNLIIGKYIN, from the coding sequence ATGAGCGGAAAGATCGGAATTATCGGCGGAAGCGGTTTTTATAATATAGAAGGCGTAAAGGAAGTCAAGAAGGTCAAAGTCGAAACGCCGTTCGGAGAAACATCCGACGATTTCGTTACAGGCTCGTTCGAAGGGGCAGAGGTAGTTTTTCTGGCGCGCCACGGTGAAGGCCATAACGTATTACCGGGCGAAATAAATTACCGGGCAAATATCTACGGGATGAAGAAGCTGGGCGTTGAGCGCATCATATCGGTATCGGCGTGCGGGAGCCTGAAGATGGAGCTTAAGCCTCTCCATATAGTCGTGCCCGACCAGTTCGTCGATAGGACGAATTGCGGAAGGCGAATGACTTTTTTCGGCGACGGTGTCGTCGCGCACATACAGTTTGCCGACCCGGTCTGCCCGCATCTGTCGAAGGCCCTTTATGACGCCGGATGCTCTCTGGGAGCGTCGATGCATATGGGAGGCGCCTACGTGAACATGGAAGGGCCCCAATTTTCCACCAAGGCCGAGTCGAGACTTTACAGGTCGTGGGGGATGGATATCATAGGTATGACGAATCTTGCCGAAGCAAAGCTTTCCAGGGAAGCCGAGATCTGTTACGCGACTCTTGCCTGCGTCACGGATTACGACTGCTGGCATTCCGACGAATCAGGGGAAACGGTTTCGGTGGAGATGATAATACAGAACCTGTGTAAGAATGTGGAGACATCGAAGAATATATTGAAGAAAGTAATACCGGCGCTTAAAGGTAATAGGCCTTGCCAGTGCGGCTCGGCTCTCAAGGATTCGATAATAACGAGGCCCGGCGCGATCCCGGCGAAGACGAAGAAACAGCTTAACCTTATCATAGGAAAGTACATAAACTAA
- a CDS encoding YggT family protein, with product MFAVGNLLFAVTTILDYILTIANWLIIIRALISWVNPDPYNVIVQFLTKTTEPLLAPFRRIIPAYSIGLDISPIFALIFIWFLKLFLIRTLFGIAVRLG from the coding sequence ATGTTCGCTGTCGGTAACCTTTTATTTGCCGTGACTACCATATTAGATTACATACTGACTATAGCTAACTGGCTGATAATCATAAGGGCATTGATAAGCTGGGTCAACCCTGACCCGTATAACGTAATAGTCCAATTCCTGACCAAGACTACCGAGCCGCTTCTGGCGCCGTTCAGGAGGATCATACCGGCCTATTCTATAGGTCTTGATATCTCGCCTATATTCGCTCTGATATTTATCTGGTTCCTGAAGTTATTCTTGATAAGGACGCTGTTTGGTATCGCGGTGAGGTTGGGGTAA
- the proC gene encoding pyrroline-5-carboxylate reductase, whose amino-acid sequence MMTKKIGIIGCGNMGEALLRRLSEIMEKSTSIMVSEMDAARRDYIQTKYRMIVEIDNNVVVKFSDVIILAVKPKDLDEVLSKEICCGVSKKKLLISIVAGIATRHIEKVVGADVPVIRVMPNMAATVGEAISSISRGSAAGNEHAETAKQIFSTVGKVIEVDEKMVDAITAVSGSGPAYFFYLIEAMIEGARDLGLDRDMARELVLQTARGSSKLLEILDEDPAVLRKKVTSKGGTTEAALSVFDAKKLKNTVKDALKKACKRSKELSRR is encoded by the coding sequence ATGATGACTAAAAAAATCGGGATAATAGGCTGCGGGAACATGGGTGAGGCGCTCCTGAGACGTTTATCCGAGATCATGGAAAAGAGCACTTCTATAATGGTCAGCGAGATGGACGCCGCGCGAAGGGACTATATCCAGACTAAGTATAGGATGATCGTGGAGATAGACAATAACGTTGTGGTCAAATTTTCCGATGTCATTATCCTGGCTGTCAAGCCAAAGGACCTTGACGAGGTCCTCAGCAAGGAGATCTGTTGCGGCGTATCGAAAAAAAAGCTTTTGATATCGATAGTAGCCGGTATAGCGACCAGGCACATAGAGAAGGTCGTGGGCGCAGACGTCCCTGTGATAAGGGTCATGCCGAATATGGCCGCGACGGTAGGCGAGGCGATATCGAGCATAAGCCGGGGCAGCGCCGCCGGGAACGAGCACGCCGAGACGGCGAAGCAGATATTTTCTACGGTCGGGAAGGTCATCGAGGTCGATGAGAAGATGGTTGACGCGATAACGGCTGTTAGCGGCAGCGGGCCCGCGTATTTCTTCTATCTTATTGAGGCCATGATCGAGGGAGCCCGCGACTTAGGCCTGGATAGGGATATGGCCCGGGAACTTGTACTGCAGACCGCGCGCGGCAGTTCGAAGCTTCTTGAAATACTGGATGAGGACCCCGCTGTCCTGAGGAAAAAGGTGACGTCGAAAGGCGGCACTACGGAAGCGGCATTATCGGTATTCGACGCAAAGAAGTTAAAAAACACAGTTAAAGACGCTCTGAAGAAAGCATGCAAGCGCTCCAAAGAGCTATCCAGGAGGTGA
- a CDS encoding YggS family pyridoxal phosphate-dependent enzyme, giving the protein MVAENLKRVTDRITKACERSERPVSSVFLVCVTKEAALEAIAEALSLGVTAIGENRVRDALTKYRSVGNKAVWHLIGHLQTNKVKDALKIFSLIHSVDSIRLAQEIDKEASKLDKVQDILIQVNVSGEGTKFGIRPEDTIEFFKTLLLYPNINVRGFMTIAPDSDDPEKARPYFRALKQLLDQINNLQLTAYSLQLLSMGMTNDFEVAIEEGSTMVRIGRAIFGE; this is encoded by the coding sequence ATGGTTGCCGAAAACCTGAAACGCGTAACCGACAGGATTACAAAGGCTTGCGAAAGGTCGGAAAGGCCGGTTTCGAGCGTCTTTCTCGTATGCGTAACTAAGGAGGCCGCGCTTGAAGCGATCGCTGAGGCCCTGAGCCTTGGAGTAACGGCGATCGGAGAGAACAGGGTCCGGGATGCTCTTACCAAATACAGGTCCGTAGGGAACAAGGCGGTCTGGCACCTCATAGGTCATCTCCAAACGAATAAGGTAAAAGACGCTTTAAAGATATTCTCATTGATACATTCCGTGGATAGTATACGTCTCGCCCAGGAAATAGACAAAGAGGCGTCTAAGCTGGACAAGGTCCAGGATATATTGATACAGGTTAATGTGTCGGGCGAAGGAACGAAATTCGGGATAAGGCCTGAGGATACAATAGAGTTTTTTAAAACTCTATTATTATATCCTAATATAAATGTTAGAGGTTTTATGACAATAGCGCCGGATTCGGACGATCCTGAGAAGGCAAGACCTTATTTTCGCGCTCTCAAGCAGTTGCTCGACCAAATCAATAACTTACAGCTTACAGCTTACAGCTTACAGCTATTATCCATGGGCATGACCAATGACTTCGAGGTTGCCATAGAAGAGGGGTCGACAATGGTTAGGATAGGAAGGGCGATTTTTGGGGAGTGA
- a CDS encoding response regulator gives MESRSKILVVDDEQEFLSFIKEHLELHGYDVVLACDGEEGIVCVKKHSPDLIICDIRMPKQDGFYVLRELRHSGDSKTPFIMVTAFDDFNKTRDAYNEEADFYLTKPVAVNVLMNNIKTLLSIKANRL, from the coding sequence ATGGAAAGCAGGTCAAAGATACTTGTTGTTGACGATGAACAGGAGTTCCTTTCCTTTATTAAGGAACACCTGGAGCTTCACGGCTATGACGTTGTCCTGGCATGTGACGGCGAAGAGGGGATCGTCTGCGTCAAAAAGCATAGCCCGGACCTTATCATATGCGACATAAGGATGCCTAAACAGGATGGATTCTATGTCCTGCGTGAACTGCGCCATTCAGGCGACTCAAAGACGCCTTTTATCATGGTGACCGCTTTTGACGATTTCAATAAGACAAGGGATGCCTATAACGAGGAGGCGGACTTCTATCTTACGAAACCGGTCGCGGTGAATGTCCTAATGAATAACATTAAGACCCTCCTCAGCATTAAGGCCAACAGGCTGTAA
- the ftsA gene encoding cell division protein FtsA: MRKIRVITGLDIGSSKTSAVAAGVDASGDLVVLTHASGPSNGISRGAIVNINEAVNSASAVLNKLRDKVPAGLGDIYVNINDETVKGSSSKGMIALSLRGREVTKLDMEKCVDVAGTIHLPMEREIIHRIVHKFSVDDQPSIKNPLGLYASRLSCEVYVVTADANHIQNIFKCVNNSGYSVKDIIFTGVAEGQCLLDKDEKEDGVALVDIGDSLTDIWIFFEGSMRRFDIIPLGARDFKGDFKENSKFVEMKSRLNTSIKDFVNSGGKVSSVVLTGGMSFTENLAESLEEVLSLSVKMGVAKGIRGDITSAESVRLSGAIGLVKCGLERYAGKAFASKRFVRNLSERVVDIFNNYF, from the coding sequence ATGAGAAAGATACGCGTTATAACGGGTTTGGATATAGGGTCTTCAAAGACATCGGCGGTAGCCGCCGGCGTAGACGCCTCCGGCGATCTCGTTGTGCTGACGCATGCATCCGGTCCGTCGAACGGCATCTCGAGAGGAGCGATAGTCAATATCAATGAGGCTGTGAATTCCGCGTCGGCTGTCTTGAATAAGCTGCGCGACAAGGTGCCTGCGGGGCTGGGAGATATATACGTTAACATCAATGATGAAACGGTCAAAGGCAGCTCGTCCAAGGGTATGATAGCGTTGTCCTTGAGGGGTCGCGAGGTCACAAAGCTCGATATGGAAAAGTGCGTCGACGTGGCCGGGACGATACACCTTCCTATGGAAAGGGAGATCATCCATAGGATAGTGCATAAGTTTTCAGTGGACGACCAGCCTTCGATAAAAAATCCACTCGGATTATACGCATCGCGCTTAAGCTGCGAGGTTTACGTTGTGACCGCGGACGCAAATCACATACAGAATATATTTAAGTGCGTCAATAACTCCGGCTATAGCGTGAAAGATATAATATTTACGGGCGTTGCCGAAGGACAATGCCTCCTTGATAAGGATGAGAAAGAGGATGGGGTAGCGCTTGTGGACATCGGCGATTCCCTGACCGACATATGGATCTTTTTTGAAGGCTCTATGCGTAGGTTTGATATCATTCCTTTGGGCGCGAGGGACTTCAAGGGCGATTTTAAAGAGAATAGCAAGTTTGTCGAGATGAAATCGAGGCTTAATACAAGCATAAAAGATTTTGTCAATTCAGGGGGCAAGGTCTCTTCGGTAGTCCTTACGGGCGGCATGTCGTTTACAGAGAACCTTGCGGAATCGCTTGAAGAGGTATTGTCGCTGTCGGTCAAGATGGGCGTGGCCAAGGGGATAAGGGGAGATATCACAAGCGCTGAAAGCGTCAGGTTGTCGGGCGCCATCGGACTTGTAAAGTGCGGCCTAGAGAGATACGCCGGGAAGGCTTTCGCGTCAAAGAGATTTGTCAGGAACCTTTCTGAAAGAGTCGTAGATATATTCAATAACTATTTCTGA
- a CDS encoding cell division protein FtsQ/DivIB produces the protein MKRQKKTRKMKFPSFLKGAKDAVFERSVLILVLIVFLVTVVFLGKAFLYRSDYFRLKSVEAKSPFFDLKTAHAISSQILELYHGRNIFRINLKGIADSLQDAYPDAKEVVARIALPDRIAVTMKFRKPVAVVRDGKLYPVDEEGFVLPSMDIGSLKDLPVIDGVDIRYDERRGKKNTSGNLKLALELLRNIREVRPLTEYGLAGIDAKDGKNLSFLLKSGTKVIVGSENFKERLWLLEKTLKDPRLVLDRIEYIDVRFNDAVVGPK, from the coding sequence ATGAAGCGGCAGAAAAAAACAAGAAAGATGAAATTTCCCTCTTTTCTCAAGGGCGCCAAAGACGCGGTCTTTGAAAGGTCGGTCCTGATCCTTGTCTTGATAGTTTTTCTGGTCACGGTGGTCTTCCTGGGCAAAGCCTTTCTTTACAGATCGGACTATTTTAGGCTGAAGTCGGTGGAGGCTAAGAGCCCTTTCTTCGACCTGAAGACGGCGCACGCGATATCGAGCCAGATATTGGAATTGTATCACGGCCGTAATATATTCAGGATAAACCTTAAGGGTATAGCCGATTCGCTGCAGGACGCTTATCCTGACGCGAAAGAGGTGGTCGCCAGGATAGCCCTCCCTGACAGGATCGCTGTTACGATGAAGTTCAGGAAGCCGGTCGCGGTAGTCCGCGATGGCAAGCTATATCCGGTCGATGAGGAAGGCTTTGTGCTGCCCAGCATGGATATAGGGTCGCTGAAGGACCTGCCGGTGATCGATGGGGTCGACATCAGATATGACGAAAGGCGGGGCAAAAAGAATACTTCGGGAAATCTGAAGCTGGCGCTGGAGCTTTTAAGGAATATAAGGGAGGTCAGGCCGCTGACGGAATATGGGTTGGCCGGGATAGATGCGAAGGACGGCAAGAACCTCTCGTTCCTGCTTAAGAGCGGCACTAAAGTGATAGTGGGGTCTGAGAATTTTAAAGAGAGGCTATGGCTTCTGGAGAAGACATTGAAGGATCCGCGGCTTGTCTTGGACAGGATCGAATATATCGACGTCCGTTTTAACGACGCGGTGGTAGGGCCGAAATGA